Proteins encoded within one genomic window of Fibrobacter sp.:
- a CDS encoding radical SAM protein yields the protein MKPTINPSDIQRLLLEFTTRCNLRCAYCAKTLVKNDRSFDMPEELLNRVIDFIIKYRTNYVCINGHGETTLYRNWYLYSQKMLDHGIKLGIITNMSRKLTDEETHTFSRFSTIEVSCDTADPELFRRLRGGADLNCLLGNIAEIRNRALRENREPPIFSFSCLLSDQNVFGLEEFVKMGMQYGIEAYNFCNLIKYDGVPVRHITELPDDQFQYAAALFYAAVAVLQKHGKRVFFPYGLIDSIKRRVEKKENDHSDDGKKESQYSEHPDETRDCSEPWVTIFCHADGTVAPCCQYVSFGNLNECSLEEILNGEEMVAIRNGIISGKLNKHCKTCGIAGWRKITADEKG from the coding sequence ATGAAACCCACAATAAACCCATCTGATATACAGCGGCTTTTACTTGAGTTTACTACTCGTTGTAATCTACGTTGTGCCTATTGTGCCAAAACCCTGGTAAAGAATGACCGCTCATTCGACATGCCAGAGGAACTGTTAAATCGTGTAATCGATTTCATAATCAAATACAGGACAAATTATGTCTGTATCAACGGACATGGTGAGACGACACTTTACAGAAACTGGTATCTTTACAGCCAGAAAATGCTTGATCATGGGATAAAACTGGGTATTATAACGAACATGTCCAGAAAATTAACAGATGAGGAAACACACACTTTTTCCCGTTTCAGTACAATCGAAGTAAGTTGCGACACAGCAGATCCGGAGCTGTTCAGGAGACTAAGAGGAGGAGCAGACCTGAACTGTCTTCTCGGAAATATTGCCGAAATCCGTAACCGGGCATTGAGAGAAAACAGGGAACCACCGATTTTTTCCTTTAGCTGTCTTCTGTCTGACCAGAATGTTTTCGGGTTGGAAGAGTTTGTGAAAATGGGGATGCAATATGGAATCGAGGCGTATAATTTCTGCAATCTGATAAAGTATGATGGTGTACCGGTCAGGCACATTACAGAACTTCCAGATGATCAGTTTCAATATGCAGCAGCTCTTTTCTATGCTGCAGTTGCGGTTCTTCAGAAGCATGGGAAAAGGGTCTTTTTCCCTTACGGGCTTATTGACAGTATTAAAAGAAGGGTTGAGAAAAAGGAGAATGATCACAGCGATGATGGGAAGAAAGAGTCTCAGTATTCAGAACATCCGGATGAGACACGAGACTGTTCTGAACCATGGGTCACTATCTTTTGTCATGCTGATGGGACAGTTGCCCCCTGTTGTCAATATGTTTCTTTCGGGAACCTGAATGAATGCAGTCTGGAGGAGATCCTGAACGGAGAAGAGATGGTGGCTATCCGTAATGGAATTATTTCAGGAAAGCTGAATAAGCATTGTAAAACGTGCGGGATAGCGGGATGGAGGAAAATAACTGCGGATGAGAAGGGGTAA
- a CDS encoding phosphoesterase — protein MSETNIPQSDSTDDFQEKIESFREHILPSSSVLILTHDYPDPDCLASAFGVSTLLSFWGVKSSVISFGGFVGRAENRAMIRFLNIKTIPFVLTETSDFEKIILVDCFPGRGNVSLPTTTPVHAVIDHHPNNSLPGAHFFSDIRKEFGATSTIITKYLLHAGCQIDPKLATALFYGIKTDTGDMRREGSPVDLECYKFLFDIMDHQLLSRIENPDRDVEYFKILHRASEYAVTFDSVGYTHLGNVTTPDYVAEMADLFHSLEKLEWMVCSGIFKNQIFFSIRSKNSDKAGISAEKIASILHGSGGGHSRVAAGKVPLESDSGNIDIEKFELTIKVVLDIPPDVRAEKLL, from the coding sequence ATGTCAGAAACAAATATACCTCAGAGTGACAGTACAGATGACTTTCAAGAAAAAATCGAGTCATTTCGAGAACATATTCTACCCTCATCAAGTGTACTGATACTCACTCATGATTATCCTGATCCCGACTGCCTTGCTTCTGCATTCGGTGTGTCGACTCTTCTCTCGTTCTGGGGTGTCAAATCATCCGTGATCTCATTCGGGGGATTTGTGGGAAGAGCGGAAAACAGAGCAATGATACGTTTCCTCAATATCAAAACTATCCCCTTTGTGCTCACCGAAACAAGCGACTTTGAGAAAATAATTCTTGTCGATTGCTTTCCAGGAAGGGGAAATGTATCTCTACCAACAACAACGCCTGTTCATGCTGTAATAGATCATCATCCCAACAATTCTCTCCCCGGTGCCCATTTCTTCAGCGACATAAGAAAAGAATTCGGTGCCACCTCCACGATCATCACGAAATATCTTCTCCATGCAGGTTGTCAGATCGATCCCAAGCTGGCAACTGCTCTTTTTTATGGAATTAAAACCGATACCGGTGATATGCGCAGGGAGGGTTCCCCTGTGGATCTGGAGTGTTACAAGTTTCTTTTCGATATAATGGACCACCAGTTACTCTCCAGGATAGAAAATCCGGACCGGGATGTAGAATATTTTAAAATCCTCCACAGAGCCTCCGAATATGCTGTCACTTTTGATTCTGTCGGGTACACTCATCTGGGAAATGTGACCACTCCCGATTATGTCGCAGAAATGGCGGACCTGTTTCACAGCCTGGAGAAGCTTGAGTGGATGGTGTGCTCTGGAATCTTTAAGAACCAGATCTTTTTCTCGATCAGATCCAAAAACAGTGACAAAGCCGGGATAAGCGCCGAGAAGATTGCATCGATATTACATGGCAGCGGAGGAGGACACTCCAGAGTAGCAGCCGGGAAAGTACCTCTGGAATCAGATTCAGGAAATATCGACATAGAGAAATTCGAATTAACTATCAAGGTGGTCCTCGACATCCCACCGGATGTCAGGGCTGAGAAGCTGCTTTAA
- a CDS encoding glycosyltransferase, whose translation MISVISCSRKDPSWDLHQRNVSKTAGSPHEYIRIDNRDGRFGLCAAYNKGVSLANGEILVFMHEDVFFMEGNWGTVLEKKFSDPSVGLVGVAGTQYLFRDTPGWVVAGRPFIKGHVVHELNNGNIYHLTVFNWGKEDSDVVAVDGLFFAIRKSLFERIRFDEALFDQFHFYDLDICMQIRRTHRLIVTWDILVKHQSGGSFDKTWEKYAQRFIQKYRDELPASCTDKIPDLTKRIPFENFDLKGKAPQITIA comes from the coding sequence GTGATAAGCGTAATCTCCTGCTCCCGCAAAGATCCCTCCTGGGATCTCCATCAGCGAAACGTTTCAAAAACCGCAGGATCTCCTCATGAATATATCCGGATCGATAACCGTGATGGCCGGTTCGGACTCTGTGCTGCCTACAACAAAGGGGTATCCCTTGCTAATGGAGAGATCCTGGTGTTTATGCACGAGGATGTCTTCTTTATGGAAGGCAACTGGGGAACTGTATTGGAGAAAAAATTCAGCGATCCCTCTGTGGGGCTGGTCGGTGTTGCCGGAACACAATACCTGTTCAGAGATACGCCCGGATGGGTAGTGGCGGGCAGACCCTTTATTAAGGGTCATGTTGTGCATGAACTGAATAACGGCAACATCTATCATCTCACTGTTTTTAACTGGGGTAAAGAAGACTCTGATGTTGTTGCAGTTGACGGGCTCTTTTTCGCGATCAGAAAAAGTCTCTTTGAGAGGATTAGATTTGATGAAGCTCTCTTCGACCAGTTCCACTTTTATGACCTGGATATCTGTATGCAGATCCGTCGCACCCACCGGCTGATCGTTACCTGGGATATTCTGGTGAAGCACCAGTCCGGCGGTTCATTTGACAAAACATGGGAGAAATACGCCCAGCGTTTCATACAGAAGTACCGTGACGAACTGCCTGCTTCATGCACAGATAAAATCCCGGATCTGACAAAACGCATACCTTTCGAGAATTTTGATCTCAAGGGTAAAGCTCCTCAGATTACAATTGCCTGA
- a CDS encoding metallophosphoesterase family protein, protein MRYAIISDIHGNAEALNAVLNDISDRHIEQTICLGDIVGYYPDPETCIDLIKKSASYCVAGNHDYAAIGKIDTQNFTYYAFAAMEWTKQNLSESGKEFLRSLPLIVVKDDMFFTHSSPSNPQDWVYVFPDSEEAIFEAFNSLIYRLNFIGHTHWPSIMIQENDRIILHSDHLIKLSENHYYLINVGSVGQPRDFDSRSCYVIYDSEKMEISIVRVPYDYRVTQKKIHENSLPVFLAERLEKGR, encoded by the coding sequence ATGAGATATGCGATAATTTCCGATATCCATGGCAATGCAGAAGCTCTGAACGCTGTTCTCAATGATATCAGTGATCGTCATATAGAGCAGACCATCTGCCTGGGAGATATTGTAGGGTACTATCCTGATCCTGAGACCTGTATAGATCTGATTAAAAAGAGCGCTTCTTACTGTGTAGCCGGGAATCATGATTACGCGGCGATAGGGAAGATAGACACTCAGAATTTTACCTACTACGCCTTTGCTGCGATGGAGTGGACAAAACAGAACCTTTCGGAAAGCGGAAAGGAGTTTCTCAGGTCTCTTCCTCTTATAGTCGTAAAAGATGACATGTTCTTTACCCATTCCTCACCCTCTAACCCTCAGGACTGGGTTTACGTTTTTCCCGACAGTGAGGAAGCCATATTCGAGGCATTCAACAGCCTTATATATCGACTCAATTTCATAGGACACACCCATTGGCCATCGATAATGATTCAGGAAAATGACAGGATCATTCTTCACTCGGATCATCTTATAAAACTCAGTGAGAATCATTATTATCTGATCAATGTCGGCAGTGTCGGGCAGCCAAGGGATTTCGATTCCCGTTCCTGTTACGTAATCTATGATTCTGAAAAGATGGAGATTTCAATTGTCAGGGTTCCCTATGACTACAGAGTGACCCAGAAGAAGATCCATGAGAATAGTCTTCCGGTTTTTCTGGCCGAGAGACTGGAAAAAGGGCGGTAG
- a CDS encoding co-chaperone GroES — MNVKPLEDRVLLKPMEAEQKTAGGIIIPDNAKEKPQKGEIVAVGPGKMNDKGQRIEMTLKKGDKVLYGKYSGTEITVDGEDYLILRESDVLAVI; from the coding sequence ATGAACGTCAAACCACTTGAGGATCGCGTTTTATTAAAGCCTATGGAGGCTGAGCAGAAGACTGCCGGCGGAATCATCATCCCTGATAACGCCAAAGAGAAGCCCCAGAAAGGCGAAATAGTGGCAGTTGGCCCTGGAAAGATGAATGACAAAGGCCAGAGGATCGAAATGACCCTGAAAAAAGGCGACAAAGTCCTTTACGGAAAATACTCCGGCACAGAAATAACCGTCGATGGTGAAGATTATCTTATTCTCCGCGAAAGTGATGTTCTTGCGGTTATCTGA
- a CDS encoding NAD(P)/FAD-dependent oxidoreductase encodes MDSYERLNTRMKFTIAGGGAAGIFAAISCKEKNSSTDVTVLEQGDKPLVKVSLSGGGRCNLTNSITDPVQLSTFYPRGSRELIGPFHRFNSADTVNWFQSHGVPLKREPDGRVFPKSDESESIVKCLLDTAEKTGVKIRRNCGLTSAIPSPQKGGFDLLTSDGSSGYCDLLLLATGGSPDSAGIRIAALAGHTIIDQIPSLFSFVITDSRISSIPGISLQKASITLPQTRFSSAGPVLITHNGISGPVVLKLSSLAARKLYAKKYKTTCRVDWFPDSTLEQTLQVLSSNRKLIAGKRIFGEPPLKIPRRLWNSLAEASGCGSDQLWADLSKKQAAEIAAQIHKCELKITGKDKNKEEFVTCGGVKLSEISFKTMQSKLCPRLFFAGELLDIDGLTGGFNLQAAWTTGWIAGEGMALFK; translated from the coding sequence ATGGATAGTTACGAAAGGCTCAATACCAGGATGAAATTTACTATAGCAGGTGGTGGTGCCGCAGGCATTTTCGCTGCAATCTCCTGTAAAGAAAAAAACAGTTCCACCGATGTTACGGTTCTTGAACAGGGAGATAAGCCGCTTGTAAAAGTGTCTCTTTCCGGAGGCGGAAGATGCAATCTCACAAATTCAATCACAGACCCTGTACAGCTCTCCACATTTTACCCCAGAGGCAGCAGAGAGCTTATCGGTCCATTCCACCGCTTCAATTCTGCCGATACTGTCAACTGGTTTCAGTCACATGGTGTCCCTCTTAAAAGAGAACCCGATGGACGGGTATTTCCGAAATCGGATGAATCAGAATCAATAGTAAAATGCCTTCTTGATACTGCCGAAAAGACTGGTGTCAAAATCAGAAGGAATTGTGGACTGACATCGGCAATACCTTCACCTCAGAAAGGCGGCTTCGATCTGTTAACAAGCGATGGCAGCTCAGGATACTGCGATCTTCTGCTCCTGGCCACAGGAGGCTCCCCTGATTCAGCAGGAATCAGGATAGCTGCCTTAGCGGGACACACTATAATCGATCAGATCCCCTCCCTTTTCTCTTTTGTGATCACAGACAGTAGAATCTCATCCATCCCCGGAATATCGTTACAGAAAGCCTCAATCACTTTACCGCAAACCAGGTTTTCATCTGCAGGTCCGGTGCTTATCACTCACAATGGGATCAGTGGTCCAGTTGTACTTAAACTCTCCTCTCTGGCCGCAAGGAAACTGTACGCAAAAAAATACAAGACAACCTGCCGGGTCGACTGGTTCCCTGACTCCACGCTTGAGCAGACTTTGCAGGTACTCTCCAGCAATCGTAAACTAATCGCCGGGAAAAGAATCTTTGGTGAACCGCCGCTTAAAATCCCCAGGCGGCTCTGGAACTCCCTTGCCGAAGCCTCAGGATGTGGCAGTGATCAACTCTGGGCTGATCTGTCAAAAAAACAGGCAGCAGAAATTGCAGCCCAGATCCACAAATGTGAATTAAAAATCACAGGGAAAGACAAAAACAAAGAGGAATTCGTGACTTGCGGCGGAGTAAAACTCTCTGAGATCTCTTTTAAAACCATGCAGAGCAAACTTTGTCCGCGCTTGTTCTTTGCCGGAGAACTGCTTGACATCGATGGACTCACTGGAGGATTCAACCTTCAGGCTGCATGGACCACTGGATGGATTGCAGGAGAGGGAATGGCTCTGTTTAAGTAA
- a CDS encoding TIGR03960 family B12-binding radical SAM protein, producing the protein MHNLKDIINSRLLPYVSRPLRYTGAELNIIRKDLSEITVHGVICFPDLYDIGMSHNGLQILYHLVNREKNWALSRSFSPWADSEEVMRREGIPLYTLEYMSKVRDADWIGFSLQYELQYTNIVNMIDLAGLEVYSRDRSDGDPLIIAGGPCAGNPEPLSRFIDAFAIGDGEETVIALCRVLEREKIAGSSREAKLKAISEIPGIYVPSLYSEEKSGKFTVAAGKRVTAAKVPVLCREYYPLKPLVPLIETVHSRLAVEVMRGCTRGCRFCSAGIYYRPVRERSPGEIYLQIRDGVESTGWRDVGLLSLSTADYTCLSGLLEAATELKEKYHISIALPSTRVDALTKEQFEQLGRVSASSSLTIAPEAGSARLRRVINKDFTDEAIFSTVEKLLSGNVQTLKLYFMIGLPTERDEDIEAIIQMVTKISGMVRARQRRRMIHVSISPFSPKPHTPFCREKMEDTGSLGRKGAHIKAVLRKLRNVKVSYRNPQVTMLETVMARGDRRVSDLIFQAWRKGARFDGWDECFDIQRWIDAASELNIDLNTYLDEIPEKQELPWSVVSTGVSESYLMEERRRALLEMPTEDCRTGKCTSCGVCVNGIRREIPDEKSFILYSRSRTSVTQKKETKLFQYRFLYRKGEQVRYLGHLDMVSVIQRAFLAAGVPVAFSNGFNPHPRMSFGPPLPSGIIGEREAFDTVMTGMLSSDSLIVNKWLPDDLKVIGFRELPEWTPSLNSSISSALYRFTPYQEMEEGDIEERIGQLLSLDTAEVEIKKGGEVRRKDIRPGIIELKSTGGGFEALLSMISTNSCKPSELIKGLFPQMELADFKVIREQCFSGREPVGWQV; encoded by the coding sequence ATGCATAACCTAAAAGATATCATCAACAGCAGGCTTCTTCCCTATGTGTCAAGACCACTGAGGTACACCGGGGCGGAGCTTAATATAATCAGAAAAGATCTCAGTGAGATCACTGTTCATGGTGTGATCTGTTTTCCGGACCTCTATGATATCGGTATGTCTCATAACGGCCTCCAGATTCTCTATCATCTGGTCAATCGAGAGAAGAACTGGGCGCTCTCCCGTAGCTTCAGTCCCTGGGCTGATTCGGAAGAGGTGATGCGCAGAGAAGGGATACCGCTCTATACACTCGAGTATATGTCGAAGGTAAGGGATGCAGACTGGATCGGTTTTTCACTTCAGTACGAACTTCAATACACAAATATCGTAAACATGATCGATCTGGCCGGCTTGGAGGTTTATAGCAGGGATCGTTCTGATGGTGATCCGCTAATAATAGCAGGGGGGCCTTGTGCGGGTAACCCTGAGCCGCTTTCCCGCTTTATCGATGCCTTTGCCATAGGTGACGGAGAGGAAACCGTTATCGCGCTATGCAGAGTGCTGGAGAGGGAGAAGATAGCCGGATCATCAAGAGAGGCTAAACTAAAGGCGATTTCAGAAATACCGGGAATCTATGTACCATCTCTTTACAGCGAGGAAAAGAGCGGAAAGTTTACTGTTGCAGCAGGGAAAAGAGTGACTGCGGCAAAGGTTCCGGTCCTTTGCAGGGAATACTATCCTCTGAAACCGCTGGTTCCTCTTATCGAGACTGTTCATTCGAGACTGGCAGTGGAGGTTATGAGAGGATGCACGAGGGGGTGCCGGTTTTGTTCTGCAGGTATTTATTACAGACCGGTGAGGGAGCGGAGCCCCGGAGAAATATATCTGCAGATACGTGACGGGGTTGAATCTACGGGATGGCGGGATGTTGGTTTGCTGAGTTTATCCACTGCGGACTACACCTGTCTCAGCGGCCTTCTGGAAGCTGCTACAGAGCTAAAGGAGAAGTATCACATTTCCATAGCACTTCCTTCAACCCGGGTTGATGCCTTGACTAAGGAGCAGTTTGAACAACTGGGGCGTGTATCCGCTTCATCATCACTGACAATCGCACCTGAGGCAGGCAGTGCCAGGCTGCGCAGGGTGATAAACAAGGATTTCACCGATGAGGCTATCTTCAGCACTGTTGAGAAGCTTCTTTCCGGTAATGTGCAGACGCTGAAGCTTTATTTCATGATCGGACTGCCCACAGAGAGGGATGAGGATATCGAGGCGATCATCCAGATGGTAACAAAGATTTCAGGGATGGTCAGGGCCAGGCAGAGACGCCGTATGATTCATGTATCGATCTCACCTTTCTCCCCAAAGCCCCATACCCCATTCTGCCGAGAGAAAATGGAGGACACCGGTTCTCTGGGACGTAAAGGAGCGCATATTAAAGCAGTTCTGAGAAAACTCAGGAATGTCAAGGTGTCATACCGCAATCCTCAGGTAACGATGCTGGAGACTGTGATGGCCAGAGGTGACAGGAGAGTATCTGATCTTATCTTTCAAGCCTGGAGAAAGGGAGCCAGATTTGATGGGTGGGATGAATGTTTTGACATTCAGCGCTGGATCGATGCGGCATCTGAACTGAATATTGATTTGAATACTTACCTCGATGAAATTCCGGAGAAGCAGGAACTTCCCTGGTCAGTAGTCTCAACCGGAGTTTCGGAATCGTATCTGATGGAGGAGAGGCGGCGGGCTCTGCTTGAGATGCCCACAGAGGACTGCCGAACCGGAAAGTGTACATCGTGTGGTGTATGTGTAAACGGTATCAGGAGAGAGATTCCGGATGAAAAAAGTTTTATCCTTTACAGTAGATCAAGAACCAGTGTTACACAGAAAAAGGAAACAAAACTCTTTCAGTACAGGTTTTTGTACAGAAAGGGTGAACAGGTGAGATATCTGGGCCATCTTGACATGGTTTCAGTTATACAGAGGGCGTTTCTGGCTGCAGGGGTACCTGTAGCTTTCTCCAATGGTTTCAATCCTCACCCCAGGATGTCTTTCGGGCCCCCTCTGCCATCAGGCATAATAGGTGAGCGCGAGGCATTTGATACTGTGATGACAGGAATGCTCTCTTCAGACTCTCTTATTGTAAACAAATGGCTGCCGGATGACTTAAAGGTAATCGGGTTCAGGGAACTTCCGGAATGGACACCATCTTTGAATTCCTCCATCTCCTCGGCACTCTACAGGTTTACTCCATACCAGGAGATGGAAGAGGGGGATATCGAGGAGAGAATCGGGCAATTGCTTTCACTTGACACAGCAGAGGTGGAGATCAAAAAGGGTGGAGAGGTCAGACGGAAAGACATAAGACCCGGAATAATAGAACTGAAATCTACCGGGGGCGGTTTCGAGGCGCTTTTATCGATGATTTCTACGAATTCCTGTAAACCTTCGGAACTGATAAAGGGCTTGTTTCCGCAGATGGAGTTGGCTGATTTCAAGGTTATACGCGAGCAATGTTTTTCAGGAAGAGAGCCTGTGGGATGGCAAGTATAG
- the nifU gene encoding Fe-S cluster assembly protein NifU: MWDYTEKVRDHYLHPRNVGEIETPDGFGEIGNITCGDALRLTFKLDENGRISDIKFKTFGCGSAIASASVLTELCKGKTLEEVKKITNKDIADALGGLPREKMHCSVMGEEALEAAINFYESGGKTSLPPEKQGTIVCKCFGITDKEIERAIIENNLKTIEDVTNFTKAGGACGGCHGEIQKIIDRVTGTVRETPGEPVRLTTLQKIDKIREVLVSDINPVLSQDGGACELVDIDGNDVYVKMKGHCSGCAFSSMTLLNVVEKKLREKVSDQLVVKLS, encoded by the coding sequence ATGTGGGATTATACAGAAAAAGTCAGAGATCATTACCTTCATCCCAGAAATGTGGGAGAAATTGAAACACCGGATGGATTTGGTGAGATTGGGAATATTACCTGTGGTGACGCACTGCGGCTCACCTTTAAACTCGATGAAAACGGCAGGATTTCCGACATAAAATTCAAGACCTTCGGCTGTGGAAGCGCCATTGCGTCTGCGTCTGTTCTGACTGAGCTATGTAAAGGCAAAACACTGGAAGAAGTGAAAAAAATCACCAACAAAGATATCGCCGATGCACTGGGAGGTCTGCCAAGAGAGAAGATGCACTGCAGTGTCATGGGTGAGGAGGCTCTTGAAGCAGCTATAAATTTTTATGAAAGCGGTGGAAAGACATCACTGCCTCCGGAGAAACAAGGAACTATTGTTTGTAAATGTTTCGGTATCACCGACAAAGAAATTGAGCGGGCAATTATCGAAAATAACCTGAAAACCATAGAGGATGTTACAAACTTTACAAAGGCCGGAGGGGCATGCGGCGGATGTCACGGAGAGATACAGAAGATAATTGACCGGGTTACAGGTACTGTCAGAGAAACTCCCGGAGAGCCGGTCCGTCTCACTACTCTGCAGAAAATTGACAAAATAAGGGAAGTACTTGTCTCCGACATCAATCCAGTGCTTTCTCAGGACGGTGGAGCATGTGAACTTGTCGATATCGATGGCAACGATGTTTATGTGAAAATGAAAGGACACTGTTCCGGCTGTGCATTTTCCAGTATGACACTGCTTAATGTGGTGGAAAAAAAGCTGCGGGAAAAAGTCTCCGATCAGCTTGTAGTAAAGCTTTCCTGA